The following proteins come from a genomic window of Panicum hallii strain FIL2 chromosome 8, PHallii_v3.1, whole genome shotgun sequence:
- the LOC112903714 gene encoding uncharacterized protein LOC112903714: MASSEAAYSPTTTTDAASGDATTTIRAQATDPTTAARSIGGRGHPPKAPFFRGTNRGIRPPASAGIFGVGPAGPPPEIAPEGPGPRGPEPEATTPPRPEAAPQEEAARPAAATEAPAAEPGAKAGPSPAEPAAEGAATTAEAAAPETAEAAETVAPEATEAQEELEAGIRKEWEKLGAEHFRLFDWERRLGDRIKSASARHAEERAKLMLERELLQEQLQEARYREAAALQREKAATRREAEALERQIEAEEKMLAAADRERTTLELADQAKKAAAAVEAQEASLAELAAAVAKKEKWLAAREAEEVGRLQELRKQEETMEEELAAGTRRLQEREAALREREAKVLDSTAERLRDVEASIQDLLETEGRVVARGMAEYILTSFRSHDPTIQLTPILVGPLRATAAAAREGVQEVADMVAAHIRRRPEPVESGGAAGQ; this comes from the exons ATGGCCTCCTCCGAGGCAGCATActcccccaccaccaccactgaTGCGGCATCCggcgacgccaccaccaccatccgAGCCCAGGCGACAgaccccaccaccgccgccagaaGCATCGGCGGCCGGGGACACCCGCCAAAg GCCCCATTCTTCAGAGGTACCAATCGGgggatccggcccccagccagcgccggaaTCTTCGGCGTCGGTCCAGCAGGGCCCCCGCCCGAGATAGCTCCAGAAGGCCCCGGACCTAGAGGTCCGGAGCCAGAGGCCACCACACCGCCACGACCCgaagccgccccccaggaggaggccgcCAGGCCCGCTGCGGCGACCGAGGCACCGGCAGCTGAGCCAGGTGCTAAGGCCGGGCCCTCTCCAGCTGAGCCGGCAGCAGAGGGGGCCGCTACCACGGCAGAGGCTGCAGCGCCAGagacagcggaggcggcggagacaGTGGCACCTGAGGCTACTGAG GctcaggaggagctggaggctggcATCCGCAAAGAATGGGAGAAGCTGGGGGCGGAGCACTTCCGGCTCTTCGACTGGGAGcgccgcctgggggaccgcatcaagtcCGCTTCCGCCCGCCACGCTgaagagcgcgccaagctcATGCTGGAGCGTGAGCTCCTGCAAGAGCAACTGCAGGAGGCTCGCTaccgggaggcggcggcgctccaacGGGAGAAGGCGGCCACGCGGCGGGAAGCGGAAGCCCTTGAGCGGCAGATCGAGGCGGAGGAGAAGATGCTGGCGGCAGCAGACAGGGAGCGGACCACCCTGGAGCTGGCCGATCAGGCCAAGAAGGCGGCGGCAGCGGTTGAGGCGCAAGAGGCCTCTCTCGCAGAGCTGGCGGCAGCCGTGGCGAAGAAAGAAAAGTGGCTGGCCGCccgcgaggcggaggaggtagGCCGGCTCCAAGAGCTCCGGAAGCAGGAAGAGaccatggaggaggagctggcagccgggacccGGAGGCTCCAAGAGCGGGAGGCGGCCCTccgggagagggaggccaag GtcctggactccaccgccgagCGGCTGCGGGACGTGGAGGCCAGCatccaggacctcctggagacggaAGGGCGTGTAGTTGCTCGggggatggcggagtacatcctcactagcttccggagccatgaccccACCATCCAGCTGACTCCTATCCTGGTCGGACCTCTCCGGGCAACGGCAGCCGCCGCGCGGGAAGGAGTCCAGGAGGTGGCTGACATGGTCGCGGCAcacatccgccgccgccccgaacCTGTAGAGAGTGGGGGTGCCGCCGGACAGTAG
- the LOC112901922 gene encoding uncharacterized protein LOC112901922 isoform X1, with protein MPRLATKPPFLCCTTCHEMASCSSSPWPPIPLLLLLLLFFFLLASPSPVLAAPAASSQQQAESGGNTTAAAWTPRLRNTFLDGGVERWRGRRLVGRFQVCAVCTCCGGPHGMCIPAPCCYAINCNIPNRPFGVCSFTPRTCNCLNCHL; from the exons ATGCCACGCCTCGCCACTAAACCCCCCTTCCTCTGCTGCACAACCTGCCACGAGATGGCTTCCTGTTCCTCATCGCCATGGCCACCcatccctctcctcctcctcctgctcctcttcttcttcctcctcgcctccccctcccccGTCCTCGCCGCACCAGCAGCCTCCTCCCAACAG CAGGCTGAGAGCGGCGGCAatacgacggcggcggcgtggacgCCGCGGCTGCGGAATACGTTCCTGGACGGCGGCGTGGAGCggtggcgcgggcggcggctggTGGGCCGGTTCCAAGTGTGCGCGGTGTGCACCTGCTGCGGGGGGCCCCACGGGATGTGCATCCCGGCGCCCTGCTGCTACGCCATCAACTGCAACATCCCCAACCGCCCCTTCGGCGTCTGCTCCTTCACCCCGCGCACCTGCAACTGCCTCAACTGCCACCTCTAG
- the LOC112901922 gene encoding uncharacterized protein LOC112901922 isoform X2, whose product MPRLATKPPFLCCTTCHEMASCSSSPWPPIPLLLLLLLFFFLLASPSPVLAAPAASSQQAESGGNTTAAAWTPRLRNTFLDGGVERWRGRRLVGRFQVCAVCTCCGGPHGMCIPAPCCYAINCNIPNRPFGVCSFTPRTCNCLNCHL is encoded by the exons ATGCCACGCCTCGCCACTAAACCCCCCTTCCTCTGCTGCACAACCTGCCACGAGATGGCTTCCTGTTCCTCATCGCCATGGCCACCcatccctctcctcctcctcctgctcctcttcttcttcctcctcgcctccccctcccccGTCCTCGCCGCACCAGCAGCCTCCTCCCAACAG GCTGAGAGCGGCGGCAatacgacggcggcggcgtggacgCCGCGGCTGCGGAATACGTTCCTGGACGGCGGCGTGGAGCggtggcgcgggcggcggctggTGGGCCGGTTCCAAGTGTGCGCGGTGTGCACCTGCTGCGGGGGGCCCCACGGGATGTGCATCCCGGCGCCCTGCTGCTACGCCATCAACTGCAACATCCCCAACCGCCCCTTCGGCGTCTGCTCCTTCACCCCGCGCACCTGCAACTGCCTCAACTGCCACCTCTAG